From the genome of Nitrospirota bacterium, one region includes:
- a CDS encoding zf-HC2 domain-containing protein, which translates to MYDCSTILNIMHPYLDGELPTKEAILIQEHLDTCSSCRIKFQKEKELLTFYKSNLPREQAPHDLKVRLNELIKDKSPVSTVQKKWFKIFYPATIGVTVVLLGLILFNLKPSEVKLSHLVEEALEYHVSYQNKPFKLQFENSNPEKLRQLIKSRGGFDIHLSDPEVSKLNLIGANLQMIEGIPTVLIFYKDSEGKMITLMVSDYDSFVPFKGNPEEIQSLKFYNLNFQGNHITTWQNKPRSYVLISESRKDVGNGCHICHGGNKEMEPKIQSFIDRI; encoded by the coding sequence ATGTATGATTGCAGTACGATCCTTAATATTATGCATCCTTATCTGGATGGTGAACTACCTACAAAAGAAGCGATATTGATTCAGGAGCATCTCGACACCTGTTCCAGCTGCCGGATTAAATTTCAAAAAGAAAAAGAGCTGTTAACGTTCTATAAAAGCAATTTACCCAGGGAACAGGCGCCTCATGATCTGAAAGTACGTCTAAATGAATTGATAAAAGATAAAAGCCCTGTCTCAACAGTTCAAAAAAAGTGGTTTAAGATTTTTTATCCGGCAACGATAGGCGTTACGGTCGTTTTGCTGGGTTTAATTTTGTTTAATCTCAAGCCTTCTGAGGTCAAATTGTCTCACCTGGTTGAAGAAGCGCTGGAATATCATGTTTCGTATCAAAATAAACCCTTTAAGCTTCAATTTGAGAACTCAAATCCAGAAAAATTGAGGCAACTGATTAAAAGCAGAGGGGGATTTGACATTCATCTCTCTGATCCGGAAGTTTCAAAGTTAAATTTGATTGGAGCCAATCTTCAGATGATTGAGGGGATTCCTACCGTATTGATTTTTTATAAGGATTCTGAGGGAAAAATGATAACCCTGATGGTGTCTGACTACGACTCTTTTGTTCCATTCAAAGGGAACCCGGAGGAAATTCAGAGTCTTAAATTTTACAATTTAAACTTTCAGGGAAATCATATTACCACCTGGCAGAATAAACCCCGGAGTTATGTCTTGATTTCAGAATCAAGAAAAGATGTCGGAAACGGATGCCATATTTGTCATGGCGGAAATAAGGAGATGGAACCTAAGATACAATCATTTATTGATCGTATTTAA